The following proteins come from a genomic window of Megalops cyprinoides isolate fMegCyp1 chromosome 6, fMegCyp1.pri, whole genome shotgun sequence:
- the LOC118778841 gene encoding myosin heavy chain, fast skeletal muscle-like isoform X1: MSSDAEMEVFGPAAIYLRKPEKERLEAQNTPFDAKTAYFVAEPKEMYVKGKLISREGGKATVETLDGQVCTAKQQIVKEDDIHPMNPPKFDKIEDMAMMTHLNEPAVLYNLKERYAAWMIYTYSGLFCVTVNPYKWLPVYDAVVVVAYRGKKRIEAPPHIFSISDNAYQFMLTDRENQSILITGESGAGKTVNTKRVIQYFATIAVSGQKKAEQVPGKMQGSLEDQIIAANPLLEAYGNAKTVRNDNSSRFGKFIRIHFGTTGKLASADIETYLLEKSRVTFQLSAERSYHIFYQLMTGHKPELLEALLITTNPYDYPMVSQGEITVKSINDVEEFIATDTAIDILGFTAEEKMGIYKLTGAVMHHGNMKFKQKQREEQAEPDGTEVADKISYLMGLNSADVLKALCYPRVKVGNEFVTKGQTVPQVNNSVSALCKSVYEKMFLWMVVRINEMLDTKQPRQFFIGVLDIAGFEIFDFNSLEQLCINFTNEKLQQFFNHHMFVLEQEEYKKEGIEWEFIDFGMDLAACIELIEKPMGIFSILEEECMFPKASDTTFKNKLYDQHLGKTACFQKPKPAKGKAEAHFSLVHYAGTVDYNICGWLDKNKDPLNDSVVQLYQKSSVKLLAHLYAAHASAEEAGGGKKAGKKKGGSFQTVSALFRENLGKLMTNLRSTHPHFVRCLIPNESKTPGLMENFLVIHQLRCNGVLEGIRICRKGFPSRILYGDFKQRYKVLNASVIPEGQFIDNKKASEKLLGSIDVDHTQYKFGHTKVFFKAGLLGTLEEMRDEKLATLVTMTQALCRGYLMRREFVKMMERRESIFTIQYNVRSFMNVKHWPWMKLYFKIKPLLKSAETEKEMANMKVEFEKCKEDLAKALAKKKELEEKMVSLLQEKNDLQLQVAAESESLSDAEERCEGLIKAKIQLEAKLKETSERLEDEEEINAELTAKKRKLEDECSELKKDIDDLELTLAKVEKEKHATENKVKNLTEEMASQDESIAKLTKEKKALQEAHQQTLDDLQAEEDKVNTLTKAKTKLEQQVDDLEGSLEQEKKLRMDLERAKRKLEGDLKLAQESIMDLENDKQQSEEKIKKKDFETSQLLSKIEDEQSLGAQLQKKIKELQARIEELEEEIEAERAARAKVEKQRADLSRELEEISERLEEAGGATAAQIEMNKKREAEFQKLRRDLEESTLQHEATAAALRKKQADSVAELGEQIDNLQRVKQKLEKEKSEYKMEIDDLASNMEAVAKAKGNLEKMCRTLEDQLSELKSKYDENARQLNDIGAQKARLQTENGEFGRQLEEKDALVSQLTRGKQAYTQQIEELKRLVEEEVKAKNALAHGLQSARHDCDLLREQFEEEQEAKAELQRGMSKANSEVAQWRTKYETDAIQRTEELEEAKKKLAQRLQEAEESIEAVNAKCASLEKTKQRLQGEVEDLMIDVERANAQAANLDKKQRNFDKVLAEGKQKYEEGQAELEGAQKEARSLSTELFKMKNSYEEALDQLETLKRENKNLQQEISDLTEQIGETGKTIHELEKAKKTVETEKAEIQTALEEAEGTLEHEESKILRVQLELNQIKGEIDRKLAEKDEEMEQIKRNSQRVVESMQSTLDAEVRSRNDALRVKKKMEGDLNEMEIQLSHANRQAAEAQKQLRNVQGQLKDAQLHLDDAVRGQEDMKEQVAMVERRNNLMLAEIEELRAALEQTERGRKVAEQELVDASERVGLLHSQNTSLLNTKKKLESDLVQIQGEVDDTIQEARNAEEKAKKAITDAAMMAEELKKEQDTSAHLERMKKNLEVTVKDLQHRLDEAENLAMKGGKKQLQKLESRVHELEAEVEAEQKRGADAVKGVRKYERKVKELTYQTEEDKKNVTRLQDLVDKLQLKVKAYKRQAEESEEQANTHLSRYRKVQHELEEAQERADIAESQVNKLRAKSRDAGKGKEAAE; the protein is encoded by the exons ATGAGTTCGGATGCGGAGATGGAGGTTTTTGGCCCAGCGGCCATTTACCTCCGGAAGCCAGAGAAGGAGAGGCTCGAGGCACAGAACACACCCTTTGATGCCAAAACAGCTTACTTTGTGGCTGAGCCCAAGGAGATGTACGTCAAAGGGAAACTCatcagcagagaggggggcaaaGCCACAGTTGAAACACTGGATGGGCAAGTATGTACTGCTAAGCAGCAAAT AGTGAAGGAGGATGACATCCACCCAATGAACCCTCCCAAGTTTGATAAGATTGAGGACATGGCCATGATGACCCACCTCAATGAGCCCGCTGTGCTGTATAACCTCAAAGAGCGTTACGCAGCATGGATGATCTAT acaTACTCTGGgctgttctgtgtcactgtgaatcCATACAAGTGGCTTCCAGTGTACGATgccgttgttgttgttgcataCAGAGGCAAAAAGAGAATTGAGGCCCCGCCCCacatcttctccatctctgacaATGCCTATCAGTTCATGCTGACTG ATCGTGAAAACCAGTCAATCCTGATTAC TGGAGAATCCGGTGCAGGAAAGACTGTGAACACCAAACGTGTCATCCAGTACTTTGCGACAATCGCAGTGTCTGGCCAAAAGAAAGCTGAGCAAGTACCTGGCAAGATGCAG GGATCTCTGGAGGATCAAATCATCGCAGCGAACCCCCTGCTGGAGGCTTATGGTAATGCCAAGACTGTGAGGAATGACAACTCCTCTCGTTTT GGAAAGTTCATCAGAATTCATTTTGGAACAACAGGAAAGCTGGCTTCTGCTGATATTGAAACCT ATTTGCTGGAAAAGTCAAGAGTAACATTCCAGCTATCAGCTGAGAGAAGCTACCACATCTTCTATCAGCTTATGACAGGCCACAAACCTGAACTGTTAG AGGCACTTCTCATTACCACCAACCCATATGACTACCCTATGGTCAGCCAAGGAGAAATCACTGTTAAAAGCATTAATGATGTTGAGGAGTTCATTGCCACAGAC ACTGCCATTGACATCTTGGGCTTCACTGCTGAGGAGAAGATGGGCATCTATAAGCTGACTGGTGCAgtgatgcatcatgggaacaTGAAGTTTAAGCAGAAGCAGCGTGAAGAACAGGCTGAGCCTGATGGCACTGAGG TGGCAGATAAAATTTCTTACCTCATGGGCCTGAACTCAGCTGACGTGCTGAAAGCTCTGTGTTACCCCAGAGTGAAGGTCGGAAACGAGTTTGTGACCAAGGGACAAACTGTACCGCAG GTCAACAActctgtcagtgctctgtgcaaGTCTGTCTATGAGAAAATGTTCTTGTGGATGGTTGTTCGCATTAATGAGATGTTGGACACAAAGCAGCCACGACAGTTCTTCATCGGTGTGCTGGATATTGCTGGATTTGAGATCTTTGAT tTCAACAGCCTTGAGCAGCTGTGCATCAACTTCACCAATGAGAAACTGCAACAGTTTTTCAACCATCACATGTTTGTGCTGGAACAAGAGGAGTACAAGAAGGAGGGCATTGAATGGGAGTTCATTGATTTCGGTATGGACTTGGCTGCCTGCATTGAACTCATTGAGAAG CCAATGGGCATCTTCTCCATCCTTGAAGAGGAGTGCATGTTCCCCAAGGCTTCAGACACAACCTTCAAAAACAAGCTCTATGACCAACACCTGGGCAAAACCGCTTGCTTCCAGAAGCCCAAGCCTGCCAAAGGCAAGGCTGAGGCCCACTTCTCCCTGGTGCACTACGCTGGCACTGTGGACTACAACATTTGCGGCTGGCTGGACAAGAACAAGGACCCCCTGAACGACTCAGTCGTACAGCTGTACCAGAAGTCATCAGTCAAACTGCTGGCTCACCTGTATGCTGCTCATGCCTCTGCAGAag AGGCTGGTGGTGGCAAAAAGGCCGGCAAGAAGAAGGGTGGCTCCTTCCagactgtgtctgctctgttcaGG GAGAATTTGGGCAAGCTGATGACCAACTTAAGAAGCACTCATCCTCACTTTGTGCGATGCTTGATTCCTAATGAATCAAAGACACCAG GTCTCATGGAGAACTTCCTGGTCATCCACCAGTTGAGGTGTAATGGTGTGCTAGAAGGTATCAGAATCTGCAGAAAGGGCTTCCCCAGCAGAATCCTCTATGGTGACTTCAAGCAGAG atACAAAGTACTGAATGCCAGTGTGATCCCTGAGGGACAGTTCATTGACAACAAGAAGGCTTCTGAGAAGCTCCTGGGATCCATTGATGTGGACCACACTCAGTACAAGTTTGGGCACACCAAA gtgttcttcaaagctggTCTGTTGGGTACCCTGGAAGAGATGCGAGATGAGAAACTGGCAACACTGGTTACCATGACTCAGGCCCTGTGCCGTGGTTACCTCATGAGAAGGGAGTTTGTGAAGATGATGGAGAGGAG agaaTCCATTTTCACCATCCAATACAACGTCCGCTCATTCATGAATGTGAAACACTGGCCATGGATGAAGCTATACTTCAAGATCAAGCCTCTTCTGAAAAGTGCTGAAACTGAGAAAGAAATGGCCAACATGAAGGTCGAGTTTGAAAAGTGCAAAGAGGATCTGGCCAAGGCATTAGCTAAGAAGAAGGAGCTTGAGGAGAAAATGGTTTCACTGCTGCAGGAAAAGAATGACCTGCAGTTACAAGTTGCAGCT GAAAGTGAAAGCCTCTCTGATGCTGAGGAAAGATGCGAGGGACTCATCAAAGCTAAGATCCAGCTCGAAGCTAAACTCAAGGAGACAAGTGAGAGactggaggatgaggaggaaatcAATGCTGAGCTGACTGCCaagaagaggaagctggaggaTGAGTGCTCTGAGCTGAAGAAAGACATTGATGATTTAGAGCTCACCTTGGCCAAagtggagaaggagaaacaTGCCACAGAAAATAAG GTTAAAAACCTGACTGAAGAGATGGCCTCTCAAGATGAGAGCATTGCCAAGCTGACCAAGGAGAAGAAAGCCCTCCAAGAGGCACACCAGCAGACTCTTGATGATCTCCAGGCAGAGGAGGACAAAGTCAACACTCTGACTAAAGCTAAAACCAAGCTTGAGCAACAAGTGGATGAT CTGGAAGGTTCTCTAGAACAAGAGAAGAAGCTTCGCATGGACCTTGAGAGAGCCAAGAGAAAGCTTGAGGGCGATCTGAAACTGGCTCAGGAATCCATAATGGATCTGGAGAATGACAAGCAACAGTCAGAGGAGAAGATCAAGAA GAAGGACTTTGAAACAAGCCAACTTCTCAGCAAGATTGAGGATGAGCAGTCTTTGGGTGCTCAGCTTCAAAAGAAGATTAAGGAGCTCCAG GCTCGTattgaggagctggaggaagaaaTTGAGGCTGAGCGTGCTGCTCGGGCCAAGGTTGAGAAGCAGAGAGCTGATCTCTCCAGGGAACTTGAGGAGATCAGTGAGAGGCTAGAAGAAGCTGGTGGTGCCACTGCTGCTCAGATTGAGATGAACAAGAAGCGTGAGGCTGAGTTTCAGAAGCTGCGCCGTGATCTTGAAGAGTCTACCTTGCAGCATGAGGCCACAGCTGCGGCTCTCCGCAAAAAGCAGGCCGACAGCGTTGCAGAACTGGGAGAACAAATCGACAATCTTCAGCGCGTCAAGCAGAAgttggagaaggagaagagtgaatacaaaatggaaatcGATGACCTTGCCAGTAACATGGAAGCTGTCGCTAAAGCAAAG GGAAATCTTGAGAAAATGTGCCGCACTCTTGAAGATCAGCTGAGTGAGCTCAAGTCCAAGTACGATGAAAATGCAAGACAACTGAATGACATTGGAGCACAGAAAGCAAGACTTCAAACTGAGAATG GCGAATTTGGTCGCCAGCTGGAAGAGAAAGATGCTCTAGTTTCTCAGCTGACGAGAGGCAAGCAAGCCTACACACAGCAGATCGAGGAGCTCAAGAGGCTTGTTGAAGAGGAAGTCAAG GCGAAGAACGCCCTGGCCCATGGTTTGCAATCAGCACGCCATGACTGTGACCTTCTGAGGGAGCAGtttgaggaggagcaggaggccaaGGCTGAGCTGCAGCGTGGAATGTCCAAGGCCAACAGTGAGGTGGCTCAGTGGAGAACCAAATATGAAACTGATGCCATCCAGCGCACTGAGGAACTGGAGGAGGCCAA GAAAAAGCTTGCCCAGCGTCTCCAGGAGGCAGAGGAATCCATTGAGGCTGTGAACGCCAAGTGTGCCTCTCTGGAGAAGACCAAGCAGAGACTGCAGGGTGAAGTGGAGGATCTCATGATTGATGTGGAGAGGGCAAATGCCCAGGCTGCCAACCTTGACAAGAAGCAGAGGAACTTTGACAAG GTTCTGGCAGAAGGGAAGCAGAAGTATGAGGAAGGCCAGGCAGAGCTGGAAGGGGCACAAAAAGAGGCCCGTTCTCTCAGTACTGAGCTGTTCAAGATGAAGAATTCCTATGAAGAAGCTCTGGACCAGCTGGAGACcctgaagagagagaacaagaaccTGCAGC AGGAGATTTCTGACCTGACTGAACAGATTGGAGAGACTGGAAAGACCATTCATGAGCTGGAGAAGGCTAAGAAGACAGTGGAGACTGAGAAAGCAGAAATTCAGACTGCTCTAGAAGAAGCCGAG ggaACTCTGGAGCATGAGGAGTCCAAGATTCTCCGTGTCCAGCTTGAGCTCAATCAGATCAAAGGTGAAATTGACAGGAAGCTTGCAGAGAAAGAtgaggagatggagcagatcAAGAGGAACAGCCAGAGGGTGGTGGAATCCATGCAGAGCACTCTTGACGCTGAGGTCAGAAGCAGGAATGATGCTCTCAGAGTCaagaagaagatggagggagaCCTCAATGAGATGGAGATTCAGCTGAGCCATGCCAACCGCCAGGCTGCTGAAGCCCAGAAACAACTGAGGAATGTCCAAGGACAGCTCAAG GATGCCCAACTGCACCTTGATGATGCAGTCAGAGGACAGGAGGACATGAAGGAGCAGGTTGCCATGGTGGAGCGCAGGAACAACCTGATGCTGGCTGAGATAGAGGAACTGAGGGCTGCcctggagcagacagagagaggccgcaAAGTGGCCGAGCAGGAGCTGGTCGATGCAAGTGAGCGTGTGGGCCTGCTGCACTCCCAG AACACCAGCCTTCTTAACACCAAGAAGAAGCTGGAAAGTGACCTTGTTCAGATCCAAGGTGAAGTGGATGACACCATTCAGGAAGCAAGAAATGCAGAGGAGAAGGCCAAGAAGGCTATTACTGAT GCTGCCATgatggcagaggagctgaagaaggagcaggaCACCAGTGCTCACCtggagaggatgaagaagaaCCTGGAAGTCACAGTCAAGGACCTGCAGCACCGTCTGGATGAGGCTGAGAACCTAGCCATGAAGGGCGGAAAGAAACAGCTACAGAAACTGGAATCAAGG GTGCATGAGCTAGAAGCTGAAGTTGAAGCTGAGCAGAAACGTGGAGCTGATGCGGTTAAAGGTGTCCGTAAATATGAGAGGAAAGTCAAGGAGCTCACCTACCAG ACTGAGGAGGACAAAAAGAATGTCACCAGACTGCAGGATCTGGTGgacaaactgcagctgaaagtgAAGGCCTACAAGAGACAGGCTGAGGAATCT GAGGAACAAGCCAACACTCACCTGTCCAGATACAGGAAGGTGCAGCATGAGCTGGAGGAAGCTCAGGAGCGTGCCGACATCGCCGAGTCCCAGGTCAACAAGCTGAGAGCCAAGAGCCGTGATGCTGGCAAG GGCAAGGAAGCTGCTGAATGA